A stretch of Oncorhynchus mykiss isolate Arlee chromosome 14, USDA_OmykA_1.1, whole genome shotgun sequence DNA encodes these proteins:
- the LOC110489190 gene encoding E3 ubiquitin-protein ligase synoviolin isoform X1: MNTTNTKKNPNIQTSALKQTGREYLHIKIHFQFVKYFCAVDTAYTMVRAGLVTATSLALTGAVIAHAYFLKHQFYPTVVYLTKSSPSMAVLYIQAFVLVFLLGKFMRKIFFGQLRAAEMEHLIERSWYAVTETCLAFTVFRDDFSPRFVALFTLLLFIKCFHWLAEDRVDFMERSPNISWVFHFRVFSLMVLLGILDFLFVNHACHSIITRGASVQLVFGFEYAILMTMVLTTFIKYTLHTVHLQSDNPWDNKAVYMLYTELFTGFIKVLLYMAFMTIMIKVHTFPLFAIRPMYLAMRQFKKAVTDAIMSRRAIRNMNTLYPDATPEDLLASDNVCIICREEMVTGAKKLPCNHIFHSSCLRSWFQRQQTCPTCRMDVLRASNPNQPPTPAPAQPPAPAAPANAPVPVPGNVGPGMMPHFPPGLFPFWGPFPGAAPPAGAPGAPGATDAPGATEAAQTQGAGTSHSTGASTVGAAPAPGGPMPGFPFPSFPPPPFPSAPWLTMPPPPPFVSSMPPPPPALSTMSETELRELEQEGRRGLEARLQCLHNIHTLLDAAMLNIHHYLTTVATLTPPQSETNSAAGEASGSSPPSTSAETQENQENDSQSSTAAEPEAVNGAAGFSQPDSTTLGDSEDKRDEEEGDGEEVGEDGEPNPSELRRRRLRKLETTPPPPDH, translated from the exons CTGTAGATACTGCCTACACCATGGTGCGTGCAGGCCTGGTGACTGCCACCAGTCTGGCTCTGACTGGCGCTGTGATTGCCCATGCCTACTTTCTCAAACACCAGTTCTACCCCACTGTGGTCTACCTCACTAAGAGTAGCCCCAGTATGGCA GTGTTGTACATCCAGGCGTTTGTGTTGGTGTTCCTATTGGGAAAGTTCATGCGTAAAATCTTCTTCGGACAGCTgagagctgcagagatggag CATCTGATAGAGCGATCCTGGTATGCTGTCACAGAGACGTGTCTGGCCTTTACCGTGTTCAGGGATGACTTCTCTCCCCGCTTCGTAGCCCTCTTCACCCTGCTGCTCTTCATCAAGTGCTTCCACTGGCTGGCTGAGGACAGGGTTGACTTT ATGGAGAGAAGTCCTAATATATCCTGGGTCTTCCACTTCAGGGTGTTCT ctcTCATGGTGTTGCTgggaatcctggacttcctgtttgTTAACCATGCCTGTCACAGTATCATCACCCGAGGGGCCTCTGTCCAACTAGTCTTTGGATTTGAG TATGCCATCCTGATGACAATGGTGCTCACCACCTTCATCAAGTACACCCTCCACACTGTTCACCTTCAGAGTGACAACCCCTGGGACAACAAAGCAGTCTACATGCTCTACACCGAGCTCTTCACTG GTTTCATCAAGGTCCTCCTGTACATGGCGTTCATGACCATCATGATAAAGGTGCACACCTTCCCCCTATTCGCCATCCGGCCCATGTACCTGGCTATGAG GCAGTTCAAGAAAGCAGTAACGGATGCCATAATGTCACGGCGAGCCATCCGCAACATGAATACACT TTACCCAGATGCCACTCCTGAAGATCTGCTGGCTTCAGACAACGTGTGTATCATCTGTCGTGAAGAGATGGTGACTGGAGCCAAGAAACTTCCCTGCAACCATATCTTCCACTCTAG TTGCCTTCGTTCCTGGTTCCAGAGACAGCAGACGTGTCCTACATGTCGTATGGATGTCCTCCGGGCCTCTAACCCCAACCAGCCTCCCACCCCAGCGCCTGCCCAGCCTCCTGCCCCGGCAGCACCCGCCAAcgcccctgtccctgtccctgggaACG TTGGCCCTGGAATGATGCCCCACTTCCCCCCAGGACTGTTTCCTTTCTGGGGCCCCTTCCCTGGAGCGGCTCCCCCTGCTGGTGCTCCCGGTGCCCCAGGGGCCACAGACGCCCCTGGGGCCACAGAGGCAGCTCAGACTCAGGGCGCTG GTACCAGTCATTCCACAGGGGCCAGTACAGTCGGTGCTGCTCCTGCTCCAGGAGGCCCTATGCCTGGGttccccttcccctccttcccaCCCCCACCGTTCCCCTCAGCTCCATGGCTGACTATGCCACCACCTCCACCGTTTG TGTCATCCATGCCCCCTCCTCCCCCGGCCCTGTCCACCATGTCAGAGACTGAGCTGAGGGAGCTGGAGCAGGAGGGCCGTAGAGGCCTGGAGGCCAGACTGCAGTGTCTCCACAACATCCACACTCTACTGGACGCTGCCATGCTCAACATCCACCACTACCTCACTACCGTCGCCACGCTCAC TCCTCCTCAGTCAGAAACCAACAGCGCTGCCGGCGAGGCCAGCGGAtcatctcctccctccactaGTGCAGAAACCCAGGAGAACCAGGAGAATGACTCTCAGAGCAGTACAG CCGCTGAACCTGAAGCTGTGAATGGGGCCGCAGGTTTCTCCCAGCCAGACTCTACCACGTTGGGCGACAGTGAAGACAAGCGGGATGaagaggaaggagatggagaggaagtcGGCGAAGACGGAGAGCCCAACCCTTCAGAGCTGAGGCGCCGTCGTCTCCGCAAACTCGAGACCACACCCCCTCCTCCTGACCACTGA
- the LOC110489190 gene encoding E3 ubiquitin-protein ligase synoviolin isoform X2 has protein sequence MVRAGLVTATSLALTGAVIAHAYFLKHQFYPTVVYLTKSSPSMAVLYIQAFVLVFLLGKFMRKIFFGQLRAAEMEHLIERSWYAVTETCLAFTVFRDDFSPRFVALFTLLLFIKCFHWLAEDRVDFMERSPNISWVFHFRVFSLMVLLGILDFLFVNHACHSIITRGASVQLVFGFEYAILMTMVLTTFIKYTLHTVHLQSDNPWDNKAVYMLYTELFTGFIKVLLYMAFMTIMIKVHTFPLFAIRPMYLAMRQFKKAVTDAIMSRRAIRNMNTLYPDATPEDLLASDNVCIICREEMVTGAKKLPCNHIFHSSCLRSWFQRQQTCPTCRMDVLRASNPNQPPTPAPAQPPAPAAPANAPVPVPGNVGPGMMPHFPPGLFPFWGPFPGAAPPAGAPGAPGATDAPGATEAAQTQGAGTSHSTGASTVGAAPAPGGPMPGFPFPSFPPPPFPSAPWLTMPPPPPFVSSMPPPPPALSTMSETELRELEQEGRRGLEARLQCLHNIHTLLDAAMLNIHHYLTTVATLTPPQSETNSAAGEASGSSPPSTSAETQENQENDSQSSTAAEPEAVNGAAGFSQPDSTTLGDSEDKRDEEEGDGEEVGEDGEPNPSELRRRRLRKLETTPPPPDH, from the exons ATGGTGCGTGCAGGCCTGGTGACTGCCACCAGTCTGGCTCTGACTGGCGCTGTGATTGCCCATGCCTACTTTCTCAAACACCAGTTCTACCCCACTGTGGTCTACCTCACTAAGAGTAGCCCCAGTATGGCA GTGTTGTACATCCAGGCGTTTGTGTTGGTGTTCCTATTGGGAAAGTTCATGCGTAAAATCTTCTTCGGACAGCTgagagctgcagagatggag CATCTGATAGAGCGATCCTGGTATGCTGTCACAGAGACGTGTCTGGCCTTTACCGTGTTCAGGGATGACTTCTCTCCCCGCTTCGTAGCCCTCTTCACCCTGCTGCTCTTCATCAAGTGCTTCCACTGGCTGGCTGAGGACAGGGTTGACTTT ATGGAGAGAAGTCCTAATATATCCTGGGTCTTCCACTTCAGGGTGTTCT ctcTCATGGTGTTGCTgggaatcctggacttcctgtttgTTAACCATGCCTGTCACAGTATCATCACCCGAGGGGCCTCTGTCCAACTAGTCTTTGGATTTGAG TATGCCATCCTGATGACAATGGTGCTCACCACCTTCATCAAGTACACCCTCCACACTGTTCACCTTCAGAGTGACAACCCCTGGGACAACAAAGCAGTCTACATGCTCTACACCGAGCTCTTCACTG GTTTCATCAAGGTCCTCCTGTACATGGCGTTCATGACCATCATGATAAAGGTGCACACCTTCCCCCTATTCGCCATCCGGCCCATGTACCTGGCTATGAG GCAGTTCAAGAAAGCAGTAACGGATGCCATAATGTCACGGCGAGCCATCCGCAACATGAATACACT TTACCCAGATGCCACTCCTGAAGATCTGCTGGCTTCAGACAACGTGTGTATCATCTGTCGTGAAGAGATGGTGACTGGAGCCAAGAAACTTCCCTGCAACCATATCTTCCACTCTAG TTGCCTTCGTTCCTGGTTCCAGAGACAGCAGACGTGTCCTACATGTCGTATGGATGTCCTCCGGGCCTCTAACCCCAACCAGCCTCCCACCCCAGCGCCTGCCCAGCCTCCTGCCCCGGCAGCACCCGCCAAcgcccctgtccctgtccctgggaACG TTGGCCCTGGAATGATGCCCCACTTCCCCCCAGGACTGTTTCCTTTCTGGGGCCCCTTCCCTGGAGCGGCTCCCCCTGCTGGTGCTCCCGGTGCCCCAGGGGCCACAGACGCCCCTGGGGCCACAGAGGCAGCTCAGACTCAGGGCGCTG GTACCAGTCATTCCACAGGGGCCAGTACAGTCGGTGCTGCTCCTGCTCCAGGAGGCCCTATGCCTGGGttccccttcccctccttcccaCCCCCACCGTTCCCCTCAGCTCCATGGCTGACTATGCCACCACCTCCACCGTTTG TGTCATCCATGCCCCCTCCTCCCCCGGCCCTGTCCACCATGTCAGAGACTGAGCTGAGGGAGCTGGAGCAGGAGGGCCGTAGAGGCCTGGAGGCCAGACTGCAGTGTCTCCACAACATCCACACTCTACTGGACGCTGCCATGCTCAACATCCACCACTACCTCACTACCGTCGCCACGCTCAC TCCTCCTCAGTCAGAAACCAACAGCGCTGCCGGCGAGGCCAGCGGAtcatctcctccctccactaGTGCAGAAACCCAGGAGAACCAGGAGAATGACTCTCAGAGCAGTACAG CCGCTGAACCTGAAGCTGTGAATGGGGCCGCAGGTTTCTCCCAGCCAGACTCTACCACGTTGGGCGACAGTGAAGACAAGCGGGATGaagaggaaggagatggagaggaagtcGGCGAAGACGGAGAGCCCAACCCTTCAGAGCTGAGGCGCCGTCGTCTCCGCAAACTCGAGACCACACCCCCTCCTCCTGACCACTGA